ACACACCCCAAAAAACCCCCGAATGTTGCCAGCCCATACGAATGGCAAGGTAATAGGATAGTGGAATCTGGATCAGCCAGAAGAAAACCAAATTGATTTTCGTCGGTGTTTTCGTGTCGCCGGCGCCGTTGAAGGCCTGCACCGATACCATCCACCATCCGTAAACGAGATACGAGTACGACAATATCCTCAGCCATTCTTTCCCGATCTCGATCACGCGGGGGTCTTGCGTGAAAATACTCATCAACGTTTGATTGAATGTAAAATACACGACCGAAACGCCGACAAGAAAAATCATATTATAGACGCCGATCTTCCAGACGGCCGACTCCGCGCGATCGGGATTGCCGGCGCCGAGATTTTGCCCGACCAATGTGGCCGCGGCATTGGATAATCCCCATGCCGGCATCAGCGTCAGGAGCACGATGCGCAGCGCAATCGTCGAACCCGCGACGGCTTCGCTGCCGACGCCCGCCAATATCCGCATCAGGAATATCCACGACGTCATCGCGACGATCATCTGCCCGACGCCGCCGAGCGACGTTTTGACAATGTTCAAAATAATTTTCGCATCGAGATAAAGTTGCGTTGTTTTGACGCGAATGTGTTTTCCGGCATTAAACAGCGTCCACAACTGGACGAGCACGCCGATCCCGCGGCCGATATTCGTCGCGATAGCCGCGCCTTCGATGCCGAAAGCCGGAACCGGGCCCCATCCGAAAATCAAAATCGGATCGAGAACCATGTTAAAAGCATTGCCAATCCACAGTACGCGCATCGCAATCGCCGCATCGCCGGCGCCGCGGAAAATAGCATTGATCACAAACAATAAAACGATGATCGTATTACCACCGAGCATCCATTGCGTATATTTATAACCGTGTTCGATGCTCCATGGATCGCCGCCCATCAACGTCAGCAATTCTTTGGAGAAAAATATGCCCGCGATGGTAAAAGGTAACGAAGCCAGCATCGCGAGAAACACCGATTGAACGGCCGCGACTCCGGCCTCATCCGTATTTTTCTCGCCGATCCTTCTGGCGATAATAGCCGTCACCGCCGTAGCCAATCCCATAGCTAATGAATAAAGCAAAAATAAAAATGTTTCCGTCAGTCCGACCGTGGCCACCGCCGATGATCCTAACTTGCCGACAAAATAAATGTCGACGATGGCAAATAGCGATTCCATGACCAGTTCCAGGATCATCGGAACGGCGAGAAGAAAGATCGCGCGCTTCAATCCGATCTTCGTATAATCGGCTTCCGTGCCGCGAATCGCGTTTTTCAATTCCTGCCAGACGGAACCCCGGCCGGTAATCGCCGCAGCTTCGGCCGCCGGTTCTAAGTTTTCAGAATGCATGCATACTCCTTTTTAGGCCATCGTTGAAATAAACTCTTCAAAACGCGCCAGCATTTGATGCATGCCTTCGATCGCGCCGTATTTCTCTACGACTTCGTCGCGTTCAGCCGCCGATTTGAAGACCATTTCAATCGATAATTTCGTTTTATTTTTTCTTTCTTCTGTAAAAATCAGCGTAACCTGAAATTGCCCCGGCGCATCATCGATTCCGGAATCGTGCGTGTACACGAGCTTTTCGGGAGGAACGACCTCGCTGTATACGACACGATTGGGATAGTCGACGCCGTCCGGCCCGTGCATAGTAAAAATCCACGTCCCACCGGGACGCACATCCATCGATTGAAACGTGGTCGTAAAACCGTTTGGTCCCCACCATTTCGAAAGGTGCTCCGGATCAATCCATACTTTGAATACCAATTCGCGTGGAGCGTTGAAGACGCGTTCGGCCACAATGGCCCGGTCGCTTTTTAATGACGACATATTCATTCCTTTGTTTCAGGTGTATTCATACTTAATAAAGTTGAAAAACTCAAATGTTGTTTTTTAGCCGATGGTTCTTAATAAATTTTCAAGCCTGTCGAGATTTTGTTCGTTACCATCGCCGGCATATTTTTTAACCCTCTCACATTCTTCCACGGTGTCAAATTCCATTTGCCAGGTGATATGCGTTTGACGGTCTTTTTTTTCAAACGTGGCCGTAAAAAGAAAAAAAGGAATGCACTGATGACGAAAAATAATTCGTTGATTCGTGACGATTTCAATGAATTGGCTTTCATTCGGATAATGGCTACCGTTAGGACCGTGCATGACGAACCGCCAATGGCCTCCGGGTTTGAAATCAAATTCGTTAAACGTATTCGTAAAATCTTTGGGACCCCACCATTGCGCAAGATATTGAGGATCGGACCACGCTTTCCAAACGGTTTCCACCGGGAAATGGATCAGGCGTTCTGTAACAATCATTTTATTGGTAGTTGAATCGGACATAATTGTTATCCTTATGATACGGTTTGAACGATCATTCTTCTGCTCGCCGGACGCAATGCCCACGAAACAATAACCAAAACCAGCCCGATCAGCGGCGCAATCACATCACCGGCAGGATTGCCGACGACGGCGTTTGAAATAGCGGCGCTGGTAAGATTAAAAAACATACCGGCATACGCCCATTCTTTTACGAGCGGAAATTTAGGAACGGCCAGGGCGATAGCGCCCAGGAATTTCCACACGCCGAGCATCACGGCAAAATAAAGCGGATATCCCAATTGCGCCATACCCGCCGCCACTTGTTCATTCGCCGACATATACATCACGCCGCCAAAAGCATAATTCAGCACCGTTAAGCCTGTCGCAATCCAATAAATGACCGTTTTCACTTTTTCATTGTTCATAAGTTCTCCTGAAATGAATGTTTTGTTGATATTCGATTAAATGTATTTATTAACGCTTTTTCTTTAAGGCGTTTTCCGCCAGGCGTGCTTTAAGAATTTTTTTGACTAACGTTACAGGCAATGGTTTTGTATTGGAGAAATGGATCGTTCCTTTAGAGGTTTTACACTTTCTCAGATCAACCGCTAACTTCCGAATGGTTGCAGCGCTCATGGGAAAGAAAGAACAGTGATCCGTAAAGGCGCCGAAAGCCACCAGTAACCGGCCGTTCTTTCGGAAGGCCGGTATGCCATAACTGATACATTCTACCGCATCCGGAACTATCGATTGGATCGTTTTGCGAAGTTGCCCCAGAGTCTCTCGCTGATCGGGTTGCGCTGACGCAAGGTATTCATCGATCGTTTTCGCTTTGATAAATTTCATGAACCGCTCGGCATTTTTGATGTTAATTGTTTATTTCAAAGTTTCTAAAAGTTCTTCCAGACGATTGTATGAATCCGTTACGCCTCTTTCCATTCCGGCTTGCACCATGCCGTCGCGATCCGCAACCGATTGAAAAACCGATTGAACTTTGAGTTTTGTTCGCTTATCCGGCAGCGTTTCTAATTTTAACGTTTCAAGAATAACGTGTCCTTTTTCAGGAAGCCCTTCGAATTCGAACGTACTGATGATCCAGTCCGGCGCCGAAACTTCATGATTGACGCCGCGAAACGCAAACGCATGGCCTTTAGTATCCTTATGAATATAACGCCACGAGCCGCCGGTCACAGGTTCAAACTTTTCCAGTTCCATCGTGTAATCTTTCGGTCCCAGCCACTGCGCATATAATTTCGGATCGGTCAGCGCTTTGAAGACTAATTCTTTTGGCGCATCGAATTCACGCGTGATAAAAAGTTCCTGCTTGCCCGGCTCAGCGGTAACGACGGTTTTATTTTTTGCGCTCATGTTTTATCTCCTTTTCGCAGATTCAAATAATGGTCGCGCTGTTTAGAATCAAAATGCTCGATAGCGTTTCGTAACATCGTGCGCGGCATCGTGGCCGCATAACGATCTAAAAATTGTAGTAACCTTTTGCGGTCTTTATCGCCCGCAAATCGCAGCATCCACCCGGTCGCTTTGTGAATTAAATCTTCCTTATCATTGAGTAATTGCTCGGATATTTTGAACGCATCTTCCACATCGTTTTTTCTGATGAAATACGCCGTACTCACAATGGCTGTCCGGCGTTCGCACATTTTTTTCGACCGGGCTAATTTGTACAAGATATCGCGCGGTTTGTCGTACACATAACTGCCAACCACGTATTGCGCGGAACGATCAACCAAATCCCACGTATCGATCCGATCATGACGGCGTATATAAAGTTCGAATAATGCTTTCAATTGCGCCGGTGTGGTTTTTTTGTTACGCGCCTGAAAATCCATGATGCTCACAGCGCCCACGCGCACTTCATGGATCCGGCTTTCAAGGAGTTTTTCGATTTCGTTCAACGGCATATCCATATATTCTTTGGCCAGAGCAAAAACCTGCCCCATACGCACGCCGATAAAGTGATCGCCTTTGACGTCCTTTTCGTCAAACTCAAAGAAACGGTGGTATTTTTTCAGTTCAGTCTTTGATTGAAACGTTTTTATTTTTTCAATGAAATGGTTGGCCGTTGATTCGGCATGAGCGCTTTTGGCTGGTGATTTTGATTTGGTGATTTTTGCCATGACGATATTACCGATTGATTTTTTTAACGATTTCCTGTTTTCAGTTTCCCGCCCAGCCAGGTACACGGCAGCGCCGTTACGACCAACGCAATCGGATACCAATGCTGTGAAAGATTCCATCCGACGACGACTCCGGCCGATCCGGCAATAGTGCCGATGATCCCGAGTATCATCACATGCTTCATCGGTTTGCCGGGCGCCAGGCTGGCCGTCACGTATCCACCGGCTACCGTATAAATGCATCGATAGACGAAGGCCAGAACCAGCATCCATGTGACAAACAAACCTTGTCCAAGCGGTGGAAAAATATTCAGCGCTTCAAGAATGGTATCGGTCGCAATTGATAAAATCACCACCGTCAAAAAACCTGCGAAAACAGCCCATATACTTTTAAGCATGTCTCCTCCTTCCAATAGCTCTGCGTCATTCGGTATGTAATAAATTATTTCAAAGTTTCGGCTAACTTATCGAGCGACTCATTCCATCCTGTGCTTGTCATATCGATCATTTCGCCGGCAGGCAAGCCTTTGTGGACTAATGTCATTTTTGTTTTTCCTCCGATATCTTCAAACGTAAGAGTGACCAGAAGCTCATCCGGCCAATCGCCCGGAATACCCAAGGACGATGCCGGCACAATGTTGCCGTCTTTATCGGCAAAATTATCCGTCCAGACAATGCGTTCGGGCGGAACAATTTCTTTGTAAACCCCGGTACTCCAGAATTCCTGACCTTCAGCCGATCGCATACAGAAAAGATATTTGCCTCCCACACGAAGATCGATTTTACACAGAGGCGATGTGAAATTTTTGGGTCCCCACCAGCGCATCAGATGTTGGGGATCGGTCCACGCTTTCCAGACCAATTCGCGCGGCGCATCGAAAATGCGCGTAATGACAAGTTCTTTTGTATCAGACATACCATTTCCTCCATATTAAAATATGTTTAAGCATGCAATAAATATTCATCAAGTTGATCGAACGTTCCGTTGAATCCTTGCTGGACGTTTTTCATGTTAGCCGCAAAACACTGAATTTCTTTTTCGGTAGCGCGTATCGGTTTACCGCGCAATGTGAGCGTGGTTTTGTCGTTTTTTTCTGTTAGCAACAGCGTGTTGTGTATTTCTAGCGGCCAATCAGGCCACACCGGATTCCGTGTGATGCCGCCTTGCGGGTCGGAGAATGAAACAACAAAAATAATTTTTTCTTCGGAAACGATTTCCTGATACACAAATCTTCCCCACCATTGTTGTCCGTCGGGTAAGTGCATGCTGTAAAGGAACATTCCACCGGGATTCAATTCAAACCGATGAACTTTAATGGGAACATTCTTGGGACCCCACCAATGAACCAACCGGTTCTGGTCCGTCCAAACTTTCCAGACCAATTCGCGCGGTGCGTTGAATTCACGCGTTATGATCAATTCTTCATCTTCTTTTTTTGACACGTTTTTTATCCTTTGCTTGTAATTCGATGAGATAACTTTCTAAAGCGTCCAACTTCTGTTCCCAGAATTTCCGGTATTGTTCGACCCAGGTGGAAACTTCATTAAGCCGGTCTAATCGCGCCTCGCAATACCGTTCACGGCCGTCCTTCTTGATTTCGATCAATCCGCATTGAGTGAGGATCTTCACATGTTTGGAAACCGCAGGGCGGCTGATTTTAAAATGTTCGGCCACGCCGTTGAGCGGCAGATTTTGAGTGGCGAGCAGGCTTAATATCGCCCGCCTGTTCGGATCGGCAATAGCTTGAAAAACGTCACGTCTCATAATTGTAAGTAATATGTAACCGATTGGTTACATATTATAACGTACAACAGTTCAGAAAGCAAGTTGTTTTTTAATTTTTTTAGAAGTTTATTTTTTAGGTAAGTTATTTTTGATCGTAAGCTTTTTGAAGCGTTTTGACATCGATTTTTTTCATTTGCAGCATAGCTTTCATGACGCGTTTCGATTTTACAGGATCCGGATCGCTTAACAACTTGCCCAGCACAGCCGGAATAATTTGCCACGACATACCGAATTTATCTTTCAGCCAGCCGCACATACTTTCCTCCCCGCCGTCCGCCGTCAGTTTTACCCAGAAATAATCAACTTCCTCCTGATCTTTACAATCCACATACATTGAAATCGATTCGTTGAATTTGAACATCGGTCCGCCATCCAACGCCATGAATTGTTGCCCATTCAATTCAAAAACACCGTGAATGACTTTCCCTTCCATTCCTTTCATGTGCGGATCATCCATTCCTTCCGGATACCGGTGAATACTGAGGATTCTGGAGTTTTTAAAAAGTGAAACATAAAAATTCATCGCTTCTTCGGCGCGATCAACGAACCATAGATGCGGTGTGATCTTTTGCATGCAATCTCCTTGTGATTTTCTCATTTGTTGAAAATAGATAAAACCATAAGGAGTTCGCAAGAAGATTTTTTGCTTATTGATTCTGCCGACGAATCAAAGTATACTTGCACCGTTCAGAAAATGATTTCAAAAAAAGTTTAAAAAATGAATCTGCTTTCGGTTGAATCTTTATCCAAATCATTTGGCGTCAAAACGCTTTTCCACGACTTGTCGTTTGGAATTGAAGAAAGCCAGAAGGCAGCGTTGATCGCGCGTAACGGCGCCGGTAAATCCACGCTATTGCGCATTCTCACCGGTAAAGATTCTCCGGACACTGGAAGGATCGTCACCCGTAAAAATATTTCCATCGGTTACCTGGAACAAGAACCAGCTTTCAATGAAAATTTCAGTATCGTCGAAACGTTATTTGCTGCATCAACACCGGCTTTAGATGCTATCAAAGAATACGAATGGGCATTGGAACTTTCGGAAGAAAACCCTTCTGAAGCGAACCGCCAGCGCTTGTCGAACGCAATAGAAACTATGGAACATGAACGTGCGTGGGATTATGAATATCGAATCAAACAAATCATCACGCATCTCCGAATTGCTCATCTCGGACAACCGGTCGCCGCACTCTCAGGAGGCCAGCGTAAGCGCCTTGCTTTGGCGCGCGTTCTCCTCGAAGAACCTGATCTACTGATTTTAGATGAACCAACCAACCATCTCGATCTGGATATGATTGAATGGCTCGAGCAATACATTGCACGCCCGAAGATCACGCTTTTGCTGGTCACGCATGACCGGTATTTCCTCGATCGCGTATGCGATGAAATTTTCGAGCTTGACCGTGGAACGCTCTTTACTTATCGCGGAAATTATTCATACTTCCTTGAAAAAAAATCCGAACGTGAATCCGTCGAGGAACGCGAATTGGATCACACGCGCAATATTTTACGACGGGAATTGGAGTGGATGCGCCGGCAACCCAAGGCGCGGACGACCAAATCCAAAGCGCGCACAGATGCGTTTTACGAACTTGAAGAAAAAGCGGCCGGACATGCGCCGGAACAAAAACTTCAGCTCAACGTCAAGATGAATCGTATTGGCGGAAAAATTCTTGAACTCAAGAAAATTACGAAAAGTTATGGCGAAACTGTCATCCTGAAAGGTTTTGATTATACATTCAAAAAAGGCGAGCGGATCGGTATCGTCGGAGGAAACGGCGTCGGCAAAACAACCTTTCTGAATCTGCTGACGCAGCAAGAGACTGTCGATTCCGGAAAAATCAATATCGGTGAAACCATTGTATTCGGATATTACTCACAACGAGGATTGCTCGTTAATGAAGAAAAGCGCGTGATTGATATCGTTCGGGAAATAGCCGACGTCATTCCATTGGCCGATGGCGTCAAAGTTTCAGCATCGCAATTCCTCAATCTGTTTCAATTTTCGCCAGACATGCAATACACATCGGTAGCCAAACTCAGTGGCGGTGAAAAAAGACGATTGTACCTGCTGACAGTGCTCGTCAAAAATCCGAACTTCCTGATACTTGATGAACCGACCAATGATTTGGATCTGCTTACATTGAATATCCTTGAAGAGTTTTTATCCAATTTTGAAGGATGCCTGATCGTCGTTTCACACGACCGGTATTTCATGGATAAACTGGTCGATCATTTATTTATTTTTGAAGGCGGCGGCATTATCAAAGATTTTAACGGACGCTATACTGAATACCGTGAACAAATAGCTGACGACGAAGAAAAAATAGCTAGTGAAAAACCTATTTCATCCAAAACCTCTGTTAAAACAAAGCTGTCCTACAAAGAGAAGATTGAATTTGAAAAATTAGGAAAAGAAATTGAAGCGTTAGAGATAGAGAAAAAAGAATTGGAACTACAATTGAATCGAGGCAGCTCGGATTACAAAGCACTCCAGGGATGGTCGGAACGTTTGCACGTTGTTACCGAATTATTGGACCAAAAATCTACGCGCTGGCTGGAATTATCGGAGTTTACATAATCGTTACGATATCCGTATCGCATCGACGTTGAAATTCTCAGGAATTTTTCCTGTGATATTTTGATAGAATGCCCGAATAGCGTCCATATCTCTTTCAATCTCTCCCGTCAACATCACCGTAGGTCCAAAACCGGCCTTCTTTCTTTTATAATCCAGAAAACCCAGTGCGACCGGAATTTTGGCTCCCAAAGCCAGATGATAAAATCCTGACTTCCATTTCTCAACGCGTTTTCGGGTCCCTTCCGTAGGAATGATGATTTTCAATTCCGGATGGCGATTAAAAACATCGATCATCGCATCGACTAAGCTTTGATTTTTAGTGCGGTCGACGGGGATGCCTCCTAATTTCAAAAACATATTTTTCAGAGGGAATTTAAATAATTCTTTTTTGGCGAGGAACTGAACTTTCATTTTAAAACACTCTAAAGCGCCGATTCCGTATACAAAATCCCAATTGCTTGTGTGAGGCGCTCCTATGATAACACATTTTTTTACATCGGATGGAATTTCTCCTTCAATTTTCCAGCCTTTCATTTTGAAATACCACTGAAAAAGTTTTGCGACCATGTTCCCTTTCGGTATGATTAATTTTCGCCGGTTAATCGGAATCGATGAATACTTTCCTGCAATCGTCCTGTAAGCTGATTTAGGTTTTCGACGGAGTGCGTGATGTGTTGTATACCCGAATTTATTTCTTGGGCGGCGCCGTCAATTTCACGTACGTTATCGAGCATATGTCTGCTCGTCTGCGATTGTATTTGGCCAGCATCCGCAACGTGATTGACCATCGATAATACTTGTTGAAAAATATCAGTCAATTGTTTGAGCATGTCATGCGTTTGCCGGGTAATTTGCACGCTTCGGTCAGCTTCATCTTTACCGACCTGCATCAGCGCATCTGTTTCTCTGATCCGGGATTGTACGGAGCGTATGATTGAGCCGATTTCCTGTGTCGAATCTTCCGTACGCAAAGCGAGTTGCTTAATCTCTTCCGCAACGACGGCAAAACCTTTCCCCATTTCACCGGCTTTGGTCGCTTCGATGGACGCATTGAGCGAAACGAGCCGGATCTGTTTGGTAACATCCGCAATGATGGTGGCGACTTTACTGACGCGCACGCTTTCATCGCTGAGTTCACGGATTTCCTGCGACGCTTTTAAAACTTTATCGATCAAGGTTTTCATGCGTTCCACTGTTTCGTCCATATCGTGTGCGCCTACGCTGGCATGTTGATGCGCTTCCGATGTCATATCTTTGGTTTGAACCAAGTGATGCGCGGAATCCTGGATGGACTTTACCATCTCTTCCGACGATTCGGAAACGGCCGAGGTCTGGATATTTTGTTTTTGCGTATGCCGGCTCATCATGGTCGCTCCGCTTAAAATTTCTTTGCCGGCTTCATCAACAGATAACGCTGCGTTGGAAACTTCCGACAGTGTTTCACGAATTGATGTAACAAATTTATCAAATGCCTGCATCAATAAGCCAATCTCATCTTTCCGATCTGAATGAAATAATGAATTAAGATTGGCATTATCCATCAGATCGGTAACCTCTTTAATTGGTTTTACCAAAAGTCGTGAAATATATATGCTCATCAATGCGCCTATTGAGCATAATAAAAATGACGCGACAATGACGGCCGTTCCGCTACGCGAAAATGTTGTTTCCATCGTGCTCAGGCTCGTACCGGATCGCTTCAGGGCATGGGCTTTCGCCTTTTCACACTCGGTCAAAACCTGGGCATATGCGTCTTTGAAAGCCGTATACGTTTCACCGCCGATAGTTCCCGGATTTTCATGACGCTCTAATCCCTTTTCCATCAGGCCTGACAAAGACTCTTTCACGAGGTCAACCTGATGCCGGAGCATTGTATCGACTACCTGGGGATACCGTACGCCTTTCCATTCGCCGCCGTCAAGCAACAAATTACAAAATTCAATGCCTTCATCCCAATACGCATACACGTCTTCGATCGCACGTCCTGGAACACCCATTTCCATCTCTTCATAATATAAATGCCCTTTGGAAGTCGTTGATTCAATTTCAAGAAAAGCCGTATG
This genomic window from bacterium contains:
- a CDS encoding DUF1801 domain-containing protein; this translates as MKFIKAKTIDEYLASAQPDQRETLGQLRKTIQSIVPDAVECISYGIPAFRKNGRLLVAFGAFTDHCSFFPMSAATIRKLAVDLRKCKTSKGTIHFSNTKPLPVTLVKKILKARLAENALKKKR
- a CDS encoding lysophospholipid acyltransferase family protein; its protein translation is MVAKLFQWYFKMKGWKIEGEIPSDVKKCVIIGAPHTSNWDFVYGIGALECFKMKVQFLAKKELFKFPLKNMFLKLGGIPVDRTKNQSLVDAMIDVFNRHPELKIIIPTEGTRKRVEKWKSGFYHLALGAKIPVALGFLDYKRKKAGFGPTVMLTGEIERDMDAIRAFYQNITGKIPENFNVDAIRIS
- a CDS encoding SRPBCC family protein translates to MNMSSLKSDRAIVAERVFNAPRELVFKVWIDPEHLSKWWGPNGFTTTFQSMDVRPGGTWIFTMHGPDGVDYPNRVVYSEVVPPEKLVYTHDSGIDDAPGQFQVTLIFTEERKNKTKLSIEMVFKSAAERDEVVEKYGAIEGMHQMLARFEEFISTMA
- a CDS encoding SRPBCC family protein, with product MSAKNKTVVTAEPGKQELFITREFDAPKELVFKALTDPKLYAQWLGPKDYTMELEKFEPVTGGSWRYIHKDTKGHAFAFRGVNHEVSAPDWIISTFEFEGLPEKGHVILETLKLETLPDKRTKLKVQSVFQSVADRDGMVQAGMERGVTDSYNRLEELLETLK
- a CDS encoding VOC family protein, which gives rise to MQKITPHLWFVDRAEEAMNFYVSLFKNSRILSIHRYPEGMDDPHMKGMEGKVIHGVFELNGQQFMALDGGPMFKFNESISMYVDCKDQEEVDYFWVKLTADGGEESMCGWLKDKFGMSWQIIPAVLGKLLSDPDPVKSKRVMKAMLQMKKIDVKTLQKAYDQK
- a CDS encoding ABC-F family ATP-binding cassette domain-containing protein — translated: MNLLSVESLSKSFGVKTLFHDLSFGIEESQKAALIARNGAGKSTLLRILTGKDSPDTGRIVTRKNISIGYLEQEPAFNENFSIVETLFAASTPALDAIKEYEWALELSEENPSEANRQRLSNAIETMEHERAWDYEYRIKQIITHLRIAHLGQPVAALSGGQRKRLALARVLLEEPDLLILDEPTNHLDLDMIEWLEQYIARPKITLLLVTHDRYFLDRVCDEIFELDRGTLFTYRGNYSYFLEKKSERESVEERELDHTRNILRRELEWMRRQPKARTTKSKARTDAFYELEEKAAGHAPEQKLQLNVKMNRIGGKILELKKITKSYGETVILKGFDYTFKKGERIGIVGGNGVGKTTFLNLLTQQETVDSGKINIGETIVFGYYSQRGLLVNEEKRVIDIVREIADVIPLADGVKVSASQFLNLFQFSPDMQYTSVAKLSGGEKRRLYLLTVLVKNPNFLILDEPTNDLDLLTLNILEEFLSNFEGCLIVVSHDRYFMDKLVDHLFIFEGGGIIKDFNGRYTEYREQIADDEEKIASEKPISSKTSVKTKLSYKEKIEFEKLGKEIEALEIEKKELELQLNRGSSDYKALQGWSERLHVVTELLDQKSTRWLELSEFT
- a CDS encoding metalloregulator ArsR/SmtB family transcription factor gives rise to the protein MRRDVFQAIADPNRRAILSLLATQNLPLNGVAEHFKISRPAVSKHVKILTQCGLIEIKKDGRERYCEARLDRLNEVSTWVEQYRKFWEQKLDALESYLIELQAKDKKRVKKRR
- a CDS encoding DoxX family protein, with the translated sequence MNNEKVKTVIYWIATGLTVLNYAFGGVMYMSANEQVAAGMAQLGYPLYFAVMLGVWKFLGAIALAVPKFPLVKEWAYAGMFFNLTSAAISNAVVGNPAGDVIAPLIGLVLVIVSWALRPASRRMIVQTVS
- a CDS encoding MATE family efflux transporter; this translates as MHSENLEPAAEAAAITGRGSVWQELKNAIRGTEADYTKIGLKRAIFLLAVPMILELVMESLFAIVDIYFVGKLGSSAVATVGLTETFLFLLYSLAMGLATAVTAIIARRIGEKNTDEAGVAAVQSVFLAMLASLPFTIAGIFFSKELLTLMGGDPWSIEHGYKYTQWMLGGNTIIVLLFVINAIFRGAGDAAIAMRVLWIGNAFNMVLDPILIFGWGPVPAFGIEGAAIATNIGRGIGVLVQLWTLFNAGKHIRVKTTQLYLDAKIILNIVKTSLGGVGQMIVAMTSWIFLMRILAGVGSEAVAGSTIALRIVLLTLMPAWGLSNAAATLVGQNLGAGNPDRAESAVWKIGVYNMIFLVGVSVVYFTFNQTLMSIFTQDPRVIEIGKEWLRILSYSYLVYGWWMVSVQAFNGAGDTKTPTKINLVFFWLIQIPLSYYLAIRMGWQHSGVFWGVFISETSVGIFTLWLFTRGSWKKVKV
- a CDS encoding SRPBCC family protein, which gives rise to MSDSTTNKMIVTERLIHFPVETVWKAWSDPQYLAQWWGPKDFTNTFNEFDFKPGGHWRFVMHGPNGSHYPNESQFIEIVTNQRIIFRHQCIPFFLFTATFEKKDRQTHITWQMEFDTVEECERVKKYAGDGNEQNLDRLENLLRTIG
- a CDS encoding SRPBCC domain-containing protein, whose protein sequence is MKNVSKKEDEELIITREFNAPRELVWKVWTDQNRLVHWWGPKNVPIKVHRFELNPGGMFLYSMHLPDGQQWWGRFVYQEIVSEEKIIFVVSFSDPQGGITRNPVWPDWPLEIHNTLLLTEKNDKTTLTLRGKPIRATEKEIQCFAANMKNVQQGFNGTFDQLDEYLLHA
- a CDS encoding methyl-accepting chemotaxis protein, with product MFVLKISHKLFLSFGVLLLFMICTSIAALYGLNLLFKEAEDTIHDIPMHTAFLEIESTTSKGHLYYEEMEMGVPGRAIEDVYAYWDEGIEFCNLLLDGGEWKGVRYPQVVDTMLRHQVDLVKESLSGLMEKGLERHENPGTIGGETYTAFKDAYAQVLTECEKAKAHALKRSGTSLSTMETTFSRSGTAVIVASFLLCSIGALMSIYISRLLVKPIKEVTDLMDNANLNSLFHSDRKDEIGLLMQAFDKFVTSIRETLSEVSNAALSVDEAGKEILSGATMMSRHTQKQNIQTSAVSESSEEMVKSIQDSAHHLVQTKDMTSEAHQHASVGAHDMDETVERMKTLIDKVLKASQEIRELSDESVRVSKVATIIADVTKQIRLVSLNASIEATKAGEMGKGFAVVAEEIKQLALRTEDSTQEIGSIIRSVQSRIRETDALMQVGKDEADRSVQITRQTHDMLKQLTDIFQQVLSMVNHVADAGQIQSQTSRHMLDNVREIDGAAQEINSGIQHITHSVENLNQLTGRLQESIHRFRLTGEN
- a CDS encoding SRPBCC domain-containing protein; this encodes MSDTKELVITRIFDAPRELVWKAWTDPQHLMRWWGPKNFTSPLCKIDLRVGGKYLFCMRSAEGQEFWSTGVYKEIVPPERIVWTDNFADKDGNIVPASSLGIPGDWPDELLVTLTFEDIGGKTKMTLVHKGLPAGEMIDMTSTGWNESLDKLAETLK
- a CDS encoding DNA alkylation repair protein, translated to MAKITKSKSPAKSAHAESTANHFIEKIKTFQSKTELKKYHRFFEFDEKDVKGDHFIGVRMGQVFALAKEYMDMPLNEIEKLLESRIHEVRVGAVSIMDFQARNKKTTPAQLKALFELYIRRHDRIDTWDLVDRSAQYVVGSYVYDKPRDILYKLARSKKMCERRTAIVSTAYFIRKNDVEDAFKISEQLLNDKEDLIHKATGWMLRFAGDKDRKRLLQFLDRYAATMPRTMLRNAIEHFDSKQRDHYLNLRKGDKT